One Flavobacterium cerinum genomic window, GTCTGCTGCTGCAACAGGAGCCGGAAACGGAACTGCTGCTCCAAGCTGGGCAACAGGATGGACAGTTGGATTCTAATCTTTACAAAAAATAATCTTTTTCAAAAAAATATCTCTCTTTCATAAGGGGGATATTTTTTTTGGCATAAGTTTTGAACTTTTTTTCATATCTTTATACCCTATTTAAACCTATGAAGAAAAATTACTTTTATATTATTTTAGTTGCCTTTTTTATGTTTTCCGTGGATTCATTTGCACAGGAATCAAAAGGTTCTTCGGGTACCACTATCGAGGGTCTGAACATATATCCAAACCCGACCAACGGTGATAAAATTTATATCACCTCAAAATCATCTCAAGATAAAGAAGTTGAAATTTTT contains:
- a CDS encoding T9SS type A sorting domain-containing protein; translation: MKKNYFYIILVAFFMFSVDSFAQESKGSSGTTIEGLNIYPNPTNGDKIYITSKSSQDKEVEIFDVLGKRILQASLNSKELNIANLNAGVYIIKIKEGEASATRKLIIK